In the genome of Candidatus Binatia bacterium, the window GACCGGGGACAGGCACTTGAAGCCCGCCTGCTGCGCCGCGATGGCGTCGGCGATGCCCTCGGTGATGAGCAGCACGCCGTCGGTGTTCGCGTCGTCCTCGCCGAAGAAGTAGTCGTTCGTGATGAGGGGCGAGATGTACGGGTGCTTCTCGGAGCGCACCGGCAGCTTCCGGTACTTCGCAGCGTCCCACTCGGCGTCCGTTGAGGCCGGGGGGCGCCGGCCGATGACGTAGACGACGCGACCGCCTCGCCAGTAGGGGAAGATGAGCCGGTTGGCGAAGAAGTCCGCGCGCCCACCGCTGCGGAACTGCACGAAGAGGCCCGTCAACAGGCGCTCCTCCTCCGTCGCGCCGAGCTCGCCGAGGTACTCCCACAGGCCCGGAGCGCCGAAGCCGATCTGCACGCGATCGATGGTCGCGTCGGTGTAGCCACGCTCCTCCTTGATGGCTGAGCGCCTCTCGTCGCCGAGGTGGCGGTGGTAGCAGCCGACGGCTGCGGTGAGCAGCTCCTCAAGACGGCGGCGTTCGTGGAGCCGCTCGATATCTGTGTTCGAGGTGCCAGCGACCGGCACGCCCACGTCCGCCGCGAGCTCGCGGAGCGCCAGCATGAACGGGACATCGCGGGCGTACTGCACGAACGCGAACACGTCGCCGCCACCCGATCCGCCGCCCGAGTAGTCGCGCCACTTCTGCGTGTCGGGCCAGACCACCAGCGACGGCGTCGTGTCGGGGTTCTTGAGGGAGCGACCGACGTAGTGGTTCCCGCTCTCGCGCAGCTCGACGTGCCGGCCGACGACGGCGACGAGGTCCGTCCGCGCCTTCACGTCGGCGACGAGCTGGTCGAAGGTGTTCTGGTCCACGCGGCGTTCTCCGTGACAGGCAAAGCCACGGCGCGAACGCGCGGGGGACAGGTACGCACGCAGGCGGACCGTTCGCGGTCGCTTGTCCCCCGTTCACCGGGCGCGGTGCCTTTGCATCCCGCATGGCCAGTACGGACTACGAACGCCGGCTCGACATCGCCGCCGCCGTCCTCGCGCGCGGCGTGCGCCGCGTGCTCGGCGCCGACATCCCGCACGAACACGGCGCTGTTGAACGCGAGAACGACGCCTTGCCTGTTCGCGCGACCGAAGCCGTCATGGGCGCGGCCTCGAACCAGGAGAAGACCACCCGATGAACGACACGCCCGACGACCCGCTGATCCGTGAGATCCTCGCCCTGCGCGAGCGGCCCGTCTCCGCGCTGCGCGAGCGCTACCTCGCCGTCTTCGGCGAGGAGAGCACCAGCCGCAACAAGGACTACCTCTTCAAGCGCATCGCCTACCGGATGCAGGAGCAGCGCTATGGCGGCCTGTCGCCGAGGGCCAAGGCCCGCGCCGCCGAGCTCGCGGACAAGGCACCCGTGCGTCGCCGGCCACCACGGAACGTGGTGAGCGTGAGCATCGTCGAGGCGAGCGCCCGCGACCCGCGCCTGCCGCCCGTGGGCACCGTGCTGCGTCGCGAGTTCCGCGGCGGGGTCCACGAGGTGCGCGTGCTGACCGAGGGCTTCGAGTACCGCGGCGAGCGCTTCGCGAGCCTCTCGACGCTCGCTACCAAGATCGCCGGCTCGCGCTGGAACGGCTTCTTGTTCTTCAAGGTCGGCGCGAAGGGGGCGGCATGAGATCGGCCCTCGTGAAGGAGCCGAAGGTCGTCCGCTGCGCCATCTACACGCGCAAGTCGACGACCGAGGGGCTCGACTCCGACTTCAACACGCTCGACGCGCAACGCGAGGCGGCCGAGCACTTCATCAAGAGCCAGGCCGCCCAGGGCTGGAGGGCGCTACCCACGCGCTACGACGACGGCGGCTTCACCGGCGGCAACCTCGAACGCCCCGCGCTGACGCGGCTCATGGACGACATCGAGCGCGGCGAGATCGACACGGTGGTCGTCTACAAGGTCGACCGCCTCAGCCGCTCGCTCCTCGACTTCGCGCGGCTCGTCGAGCGCTTCGAGAAGCGCCGGGTCGCCTTCGTGAGCATCACGCAGCACTTCGACACGTCGACATCGATGGGCCGGCTCGTGCTCCACATTCTGCTCTCGTTCGCGCAGTTCGAGCGGGAGCTGATCAGCGAGCGCACGCGGGACAAGATCGCCGCCGCCAAGCGTCGTGGGAAGTGGACCGGCGGCCCCCTGGTGCTCGGCTACCGCGTCGATCGCCAGCGCCGCGCGCTCGAGGTCGTGCCCGAGGAGGCCGCCATCGTGAAGCTGGTCTTCGAGCTCTACGAGCGCACCCTCTCGATGGCGCTCACGGCGCAAAGGCTCAACGCTCGCGGGCTCACGCCGCGGACGCGAGTCGCCGAGGACGGCACGACCCGCGGGCGCCCCTTCAACAAGAACGCGGTCCACCGACTGCTCCGCAACCCGCTCTACGTCGGCAAGGTCCGCCACAACGACGACCTGTTCCTCGGCGAGCACGAGCCCATCATCGACCCCGACGTCTTCGAGCGCGTGCAGCGCACCCTCGACCTGCGCGCGGCGGGAACCGGTACGCGCCGCCCGCGCCGGAGCGAGTCGCTGCTGACGGGCCTGCTCCGCTGTCTGCCCTGCGACGCGGCGATGAGCACGAGCCACGCCTACAACCACAAGAAGCAGCGCTACCGTTACTACCGCTGCCGCGCCTCGCAGGAGGGCCTGCGCTGCCCCACGGGCTTGCTCAACGCGAACGACGTCGAGGCCGCCGTCGTCGCGCAGGTGAAGGCTCTGGCGAAGAGCGGCGCGCTGCGCGACCGCATCCTCGCGACGCTGGCCGAGGGCGACGAGGGCGAGGCCGAGCTCGTCGCGACGAGGGAACGGCTCGAGGCTCGGATCACCGAGCTCGGCGCCGAGGCCAAGCGCCTGCTCGGCGCGTTCACTTCGCCTCCGGCTCCGTGGTCCTCCGTGGACTCCGTCCAGCACGCTGGACTCCGTCCACTCCGGTTCAGCAGCGTCCACGCGGGCGGGCGCCTCCTCGCCGAGCGTCTCGGAGAGCTCGAACGCGCGACCGACAAGCACCGCGCCGGTGTCGCCGACCTCGAGCGGCGGCGCCCCCGAGGTGCAGGTGGAGACCCTCTCCCTCGAGCTACCGCCGGGGGCCCAGCCGGTGAGCGAGCGCGGCCTGCGCGAGGCTGTGCTGGGAACCGCCGACTGGCAGGAGCAGCGGCGGCGGTGGGCGGGGTTGAAGCGGGAAATCAGCAGCGCGACCTGACCAGGCGTTGAGCCGACCAACGCCCTGGCATAGACTGCCGCCCCTTGGAGTCTGATGCCGCCGCTAGCCCTACGCGCCACCCAATCTGGAGCCCGGATGCCTGACGAGGTCCTGACCATCAAGGAGGTCGCCGCGCTGCTCAAGCTCGCGGAGAAGACCGTCTACGCCATGGCGCAGGCCGGCGAGATTCCGGCGTTCAAGATCCGAGGGCAGTGGCGCATCAGGCGCACTGAGCTCGACCAGTGGATCGACGCGCAGCCGCGCGGTGGGGACGGGGGACGTGATGGCGACGCGTGACACAGGCGACAAGAAGCGCGGGCGACCGCCGAAGGCTGCTGCAAGCGAGCCGACGCCCGACGCGAAGAAGGCGAGCACGAAGAACGGCTCCACGTCCGATGCCGTGGTGGGCTTCGAAGAGAAGCTCTGGCAGATGGCGGACAAGCTCCGCAACAACATGGACGCGGCCGAGTACAAGCACGTCGTCCTCGGGCTCATCTTCCTCAAGTACATCTCGGACGCGTTCGAGGAGAAGCACGCTGCGCTCACGGCCGACAAGAAGTCGGGCGCCGACCCGGAAGACCCCGACGAGTACCGTGCCGACAATATCTACTGGGTGCCGAAGGAGGCGCGCTGGACTCACCTCCAGGGCAACGCGAAGCAGGCCACGATCGGCAAGCTCATCGACGACGCGATGGTCGCCCTCGAGGCCCAGAACCCGACGCTCAAGGGCGTGCTCCAGAAAGACTACGGGCGGCCTGGGCTGGACAAGACGCGCCTCGGTGAGTTGATCGATCTCGTCGGTACCATCGGCCTCGGCGACCGGGAGAACCGGGCGCGCGATGTGCTCGGCCGCGTCTACGAGTACTTCCTCACGAAGTTCGCCGCCGCCGAGGGCAAGAACGGCGGCCAGTTCTACACGCCGCGCGGCGTGGTGCGCGTGCTGGTCGAGATGCTCGCGCCCTACAAGGGGCGCGTCTTCGACCCTGCCTGCGGCTCGGGCGGCATGTTCATCTCGAGCGAGAAGTTCGTCGAGGCGCACGGCGGTCGCGTCGGCGACATCAGCATCTACGGCCAGGAGTCGAACCACACGACCTGGCGCCTCGCGAAGCTGAACCTCGCGATCCGCGGCATCGACGCCAACATCGTGCACGGCGACACCTTCCACGCCGACGGCCACAAGGACCTCAAGGCCGACTACGTCCTCGCGAACCCGCCCTTCAACGACAGCGACTGGGGCCAGCCGCGCCTCAAGGAAGACGTGCGCTGGAAGTATGGCGTGCCGCCCGCGGGCAACGCGAACTTCGCCTGGGTGCAGCACTTCCTCCACCACCTCGCGCCCACCGGCATCGCGGGCTTCGTGCTGGCGAACGGCAGCATGTCGTCGCAGCAGTCGGGCGAGGGCGACATTCGCAAGGCCATCGTCGAGGCGGACCTCGTCGACTGCATGGTCGCGCTGCCGGGACAGCTCTTCTACTCGACGCAGATCCCCGTCTGCCTGTGGTTTCTCGCGCGGGATAAGAAGAACGGCCTCGGCGGTCGCGGCAAGAAGATGAGGAGCCGCCAGAAGGAGACTCTGTTCATCGACGCGCGCAAGCTCGGCACGCTCGTCGACCGCGTGCATCGCGAGCTCTCCGACGATGACATCGCGAAGATCGCCGACACGTACCACCGCTGGCGCGGTGATTGGCCACCGACCGACGAGGCTACGATTCGGGCGACCACAAGGGTCGCCCCTACGACATCATCTGTAGGGGCACCCCTTGTGGGTGCCCGCGCGTACGAGAACATCCCGGGGTTCTGCTATTCGGCGACGACCGAAGAGATCGCCTCGCACCAGTTCGTGCTCACGCCGGGGCGCTACGTCGGCGCCGAAGAAGTCGAGGACGACGGCGAGCCCTTCGACGAGAAGATGAAACGCCTCGTGGCGACGCTCGAAGAGCAGTTCGCCGAAGGCGCGCGGCTGGAGAAGGAGATCCGGAAGAATCTGCGGGGGCTTGGGTATGGGGGGTGAAACCATCTGGCCGACGCGTCCACTGAAGGATTGCGCCGTTTGGTACTCCGGCGGCACGCCGAACAAGGCCACCCCGCGCTACTGGGGCGGCTCGATCCCGTGGATCAGCGCGAAAAGCCTCAACGACTACTTCGTGTCGGACTCCGAGGATCGCGTCACCGAGGAGGGCGCTCGAAACGGCACACGCCTGGTCCCGAAGGACAGCATTCTCTTCATCGTTCGCGGGATGAGCCTCAAGAGCGAGTTCCGCATGGGCATCGCCACACGCCCCGTCACCTTCAACCAAGATCTGAAGGCGCTCGTCGCAGTGGACGACGTTGTGCCCGCGTACCTCGCCTACGCGATCCGGTCGAAGACGACCGAGATCCTGCAGATGGTCGGCGAGGCGGGTCACGGGACCGGCGTGCTTCCCACGGATCGCATCCAGTCACTCGAGATTCCTGTCCCCTCGCTCGAAGAGCAACACGCAGTCGCCGCTATCGTGGGCGCGCTGGACGCCAAGATCGAACTGAACCGCAAGATGAACGCGACGCTCGAGGCGATGGCGCGGGCGCTTTTCAAGTCATGGTTCGTCGACTTCGACCCCGTGCGCGCCAAAGCCGAAGGCCGCGCCCCGAGCGGCATGGACGCCGAAACCGCGAAGCTGTTTCCGAGTGAGTTCGTCGATTCGGAGCTGGGGCCGATTCCGAAGGGTTGGCGCGCAACGACCTTGGGGACCGAAGTCGAACGTTGTGGTGGCGCAGTTCAAACGGGTCCTTTCGGGAGTCAGTTGCACGCATCCGACTACGTCCCGGAGGGGGTGCCCGTCGTCATGCCGAAGGACATCGGCGGGCGCAGGGTTTCGACGGCCAGCATCGCGCGCGTTCCTGAACACGACGCGTTGCGACTGTCGCGACATCGCTTGCAGCCTGGCGATGTCGTCTATAGCCGTCGTGGCGATGTCGAGCGCCACGCCCTGATCGGCGCTCGGGAGACCGGGTGGCTCTGCGGAACCGGATGCCTTCTCGTGCGTCTCGGTCCCAATTGGCCGTCGCCGATGTTCGCGTCCTTCGCCCTTGATCGACCGGAGACGCGCGCGTGGATCTCTCAGCACGCGATCGGCGCAACGATGCCCAACCTGAACACCGGCATCCTGTCCGCGGTTCCCCTCGTGATGCCATCCGATGATGTGCTCCGCGCCTTCGCCGCCGCCGTGGATCCGCTTCAGGCGTTGGTCGTCATCCGAGACGCCGAAACCGGCCTGCTCGCGAAGACCCGCGATGAGCTTCTGCCGCGTCTTCTCTCGGGCGAGCTGCCGGTCGACGCGCGCGAGCGCGCAGTCGAGGAGGTCGCGTGAAGCTCACACGCGTCACCAAGCTTCGTCACCGCGTGTTCCGCGATTTCGCGTGGCCGAGCGAGCTCCACGCCTTAGTCGGGATGCGCCGCGACGGTTCGGACGCGCCTGCGATGTGTCGCTCTGATTCTCCGGAGCCGCGCGTGATGAATCACGCCCCTACGAGGCCGCAGTGATCGATCCGCTCGATCCCATTCGCCCCCGGAGGCGATCGATCCGATTGCGCGGATACGACTATTCCGGCGCGGGGGCGTATTTCGTGACCATCTGCGCGCAGGACCGCGCGTGTTTGTTCGGGGACGTGGTCGACGAGGTCATGCGATGGAACGATGCCGGGATGATGATCAGGGAGCACTGGACGGCGCTGCCGCGCCGATTCCCGACCGTCACGCTGGATGAATTTGTCGTGATGCCAAACCACGTTCACGGCGTAGTGATCATTCACGACGCGTCTGGTGCGGGCGGCCACGAGGGCCGCCCCTACGACGACAACCTGGACGTAGGGGCACCCCTTGTGGGTGCCCGTCATGACGATGACGCGGACGGTGCCCATGCGGGCGGCCACGAGGGCCGCCCCTACGCATCTGGCTCGCCTCTCGGACAGGTGATCGGCGCGTTCAAATCGATGACCACCGTCGCCTACGGGCTCGGCGTCCGACAGTTCGCGTGGCCGACGTTCCGTGGCCGCCTCTGGCAGCGCAACTACTACGAACACATCGTTCGCAACGAAGTGGAGATGGACCGGATCCGCCGCTACATCGCAGAGAATCCCAGCAGGTGGGCGCAAGATCGCGAGAACCCTGCCTGCGTAGGGGCACCGCTTGCGGGTGCCGAAGAGTGGGAGGTCGCGTGACGCCCTCCGAAGCGCCCAAGGGGGAGCTGGTCCTCTACCAGACTGACGACCGGCGGACGCGCGAGTGCCGCTTCGAGGGCGACACCATTTGGCTCACGCAGGCGCAACTCGCCGAGCTGTTCGAGACCAGCGTCCCCAACATCAACCTCCACCTGAAGGCCGTGTACGAGGAGGGAGAGCTCGACGAAGGGGCAACCATTACGGCGTACTTAATAGTTCGAGCCGAGGGGAAGCGCTCCGTCTCCAGGCAGGTGCTGCAATGACGAAGGCCAAGGGGAAACCTCGCGCGAGTACGGGAAAAGCGATGACCACCCGGCGCAAGAACGGCGAGACGCACCTCGTCGAGTGGAAGGAGTCGTGGCGCGACGAGTACCTGAAGTGGCTCTGCGGCTTCGCCAACGCCGACGGCGGTACGCTCATCATCGGCATGAACGACAGGGGCCAGCCCGTCGGAGCCCAGGGTGCGGAGCGCCTGCTCGTCGATCTGCCCAACAAGATTCGCGACACGCTCGGCTTGGTCGTGCCGGTGCGAAGCGTCGCCAAGAAGGGCAAGACGCTGGTCGAGATCGACGTCGACGCCTCCGTGACGCCCATCAGCTACAAGGGCGAGTACCACTTCCGCTCGGGCAGCACGAAGCAGCAACTCACCGGCAACGCGCTCTCGACGTTCCTCCTCCGCAAGTTCGGCCGCACCTGGGATGGCGCGCCGGTGCCCAACATTACAGTCAAGAACCTGAGCGCCGAGGCCTTCAAGCGCTTCAAGGGCTACGCCCGTAGCAGCGATCGACTGCCCGCGGGCGCGCTTGCGCTGAGTCGCGCGGAGCTCGTCGAGAAACTCCGCCTCACCGAGACCGGCATGCTCAAGCGCGCCGCTCTGCTCCTCTTTCACGAAGATCCCGAGCGCTGGGTCACCGGTGCCTACGTGAAGATCGGCATGTTCCGTAGCGAGAGCGACCTCGCCTATCACGATGAGGTGCACGGCGACCTGTTCACGCAGATGGACAAGACCGTTGAGCTCCTTCTGACGAAGTACATGGTGGCGTGGATCAGCTACCGCGGGCTCGGTCGCCTCGAGACGTTCCCCATTCCGCGCGAGGCGCTGCGCGAGGCGGTGCTGAATGCCTTGATCCACAAGGACTACAGCGTTGGCGCACCGATCCAGATCCGCGTGTACCGTGACGGGCTCCGAATCTCGAACGCAGGCGAGCTGCCGCCAACATGGACGGCAGAAACGCTGCTGAGAACACACGACTCACAACCCCCGAATCCCGACATCGCGAACACGTTTTTTCGCGCCGGGCTCATTGAGGCCTGGGGGCGGGGTTATGAAATGATCCGCGATGCGTGCCAGGAAGCAGGCGCGCCCGAGCCGACCGTCGCCACCGAGGGTGGTTTTCGTGTGGAGTGGAAGTGGCAAGTGCCCGACGACGCGCGAGCCGCGAAGCCGGCGGCCACGGAAGTCACCACGGAAGTCACCACGGAAGTCACCACGGAAGTCACTCGTCTGGTCGCCGTGCTCGCTGGGGAGACGACCCGGCGCGAACTTCGGACAGCACTCGGTCTGAAGAACGACGAGCACTTTCGCAAGGCGTACCTCCTTCCTGCGCTTGAAGCCGGCCTCATTGAAATGACCATCCCTGACAAGCCGAACAGCCGCCTGCAGAAGTACCGACTCACCGCTGCAGGCAAAGCCCGCCTCGCAGCGATCAGAAAAGGTGCGAAGTGACCACCTTCACCGAATCTGTCGTCGAGCAAGCAGCCCTCGCGTGGTTCGAGGCGCTCGGGTACGCAATCGTTGGCGGCCCTTCGATCGCGCCCGGTGAACCGGGTGAAGAACGGCGGACCTACGCGGACGTCGTGCTCGACGGCCGCCTGCGCGACGCGCTCGCGCGGTTGAACCCCACGGTTTCGCGCGAAGGCCTCGACGAGGCGTTCCGAAAGCTCACGCGGATCTCGTCGCCGCAGCCGGTCGACGCGAACCACGAGCTGCACTACTACCTCGTGAACGGCGTCAGCGTGGAGTACCTGCGCGCCGACGGCACCATCGGCTACGACCCGGTGCGCGTCGTCGACTTCGACGTGCTCGACAACAACGACTGGCTCGTCGTCAACCAGCTCACCGTCAGCGAGGGCGGCCACAATCGACGCCCCGACGTCGTGGTGTTCCTGAACGGCCTGCCGATCGCCGTCATCGAGCTGAAGAACGCCGCGAGCGAGAACGCGACCATCTGGAGCGCGTTCCAGCAGCTCCAGACCTACAAGCAGGGGCTTCCATCGCTCTTCGTGTTCAACGAGCTGCTCGTCGTCAGCGATGGGCTCGAAGCGCGCATCGGTACGCTCTCGTCGAACAAGGAGCGTTTCCTGCCCTGGCGCACCATCGAGGGCGAGGCGCTCGCGTCGAAGACGATGAGCCAGCTCGAGGTGCTGATCCGCGGCGTGTTCGACAAGCGGCGGCTCCTCGACCTGCTCCGCTACTTCATCGTGTTCGAGGACGACGGGGACACTGCCATCAAGAAGATGGCGGGCTACCATCAGTTCCACGCAGTGGCGCGGGCGCTGGACGCGACGATCTCGGCCTCGCGCCCGCAGGGCGACCGTCGCGTCGGCGTGGTCTGGCACACGCAGGGGTCGGGCAAGAGTCTCACGATGGCCTTCTACGCGGGGCGCGTCGTGCTGCACCCGGCGATGCAGAACCCGACGCTCATCGTGCTCACCGACCGGAACGATCTCGACGAGCAGCTCTTCGGCACGTTCGCGCGCTGCAAGGACCTACTGCGCCAGAGCCCCGAGCAAGCCAAGGATCGCGCCCACCTGCGGGAGCTGCTCAAGGTCGCCTCGGGCGGCGTGGTCTTCACGACCATCCAGAAGTTCATGCCTGAGACCCGCGGCGACACGTTTCCGCTGCTCTCCGAGCGCTCGAACATCGTCGTGGTCGCGGACGAGGCCCACCGCAGCCAATACGACTTCATCGACGGCTTCGCGCGCCACATGCGCGACGCCCTGCCGAACGCATCGTTCATCGGCTTCACCGGCACGCCCATCGACGCGGCCGACAAGAACACGCGATCGGTCTTCGGCGACTACGTCAGCGTCTACGACATCCAGCGCGCGGTCGAAGACGGCGCCACGGTCCCCATCTACTACGAAAGCCGTCTCGCGAAGCTCGAGCTGAAAGAGGAAGAGCGGCCGCACCTCGATGAGGCCTTCGACGAGCTGACCGAGGGCGAGGAGCTCGAAGGGCGTGAGAAGCTCAAGACGAAGTGGTCGGCGCTCGAGGCGCTCGTCGGGACCGACCGGCGCGTGCAGCTCATCGCGAAGGACCTCGTCGAGCACTTCGAAGCTCGCCTCGATGCCATGGACGGCAAAGCGATGCTGGTCTGCATGAGCCGGCGGATCTGCGTCGACCTCTACAAGGCGCTCACCGCGCTACGCCCCGACTGGCTCGACGAGAGCGACGACAAGGGCGCGATCAAGGTCGTGATGACCGGGTCGGCGTCCGACCCGAGCGACTGGCAACAGCACATCCGCAGCAAGCAGCGCCGCGAGGCGCTGGCCAAGCGGTTCAAGAACCCGAGCGACCCCTTCAAGCTCGTCATCGTCCGCGACATGTGGCTCACGGGCTTCGACGCCCCGTGCATGCACACGATGTACATCGACAAGCCGATGCAGGGGCACGGTCTGGTGCAGGCCATCGCGCGCGTGAACCGCGTGTTCCGGGACAAGCCGGGCGGTCTCGTCGTCGACTACCTGGGCCTCGCCGACCAGCTCAAGAAGGCCCTCCACACGTACACCGAGAGCGGCGGACAGGGCGAGACGGCGCTCGACCAGGAGGAGGCCGTGGCGCTGATGCTCGAGCGCTACGAGCAGTGCTCGGACATCTTCCACGGCTTCGACTGGAGCGCTTGGATGAGCAGCTCGCCGGCCGCCCGCCTCTCGGTGCTGCCCGCGGCGCAGGAGCACGTGCTCGCCCAGGAGAGCGGCAAGGAGCGGCTGCTCCAGGTCGTCACCGAGCTTTCGAAGGCGTTCGCGCTCGCCGTGCCGCACGACGAGGCGATCCGCATTCGCGATGACGTCGGATTCTTCCAGGCCGTCCGCACGGCCATCGCCAAGACGCAGGTCGGGGACCGGAAAGGCTCCGGCGACATCGACCACGCCATCCGGCAAATCGTCTCGAAGGCGATCGTGAGCGACCAGGTCATCGACATCTTCGCGGCGGCGGGCCTCAAGAACCCCGACATCTCGATCCTGTCCGACCAGTTCCTCGCCGACGTTCGCGGGATGAAGCACCGGAACCTTGCGGTCGAGCTGCTCAGGAAGCTCCTCAATGACGAAGTGAAGGCGCGCTCGAAGCACAACCTGGTGCAGGCACGCTCTTTCGCCGACCTCCTCGAGAAATCCGTTCGTCGCTACCAGAACCGCGCCATCGAGGCCGCGCAGGTCATCGAGGAGCTCATCGAGCTCGCGAAGGAGATGCGCGCCGCCCAGAAGCGGGGCGAGGAGCTCGGGCTCACGAGCGACGAGCTGGCCTTCTACGACGCGCTCGAGGTCAGCGACACCGCCGTCAAGGTCCTCGGCGACGAGACGCTGCGCACCATCGCGCGCGAGCTGGTCGACACGGTGAAGCACAACGTCACCATCGACTGGACCGTGAAGGAATCGGTCCGCGCCAAGCTGCGGGTCATCGTGAAGCGCATCCTGCGCAAGTACGGCTACCCGCCCGACAAGCAGGAAGCTGCGACGAACACAGTGTTGCAACAGGCTGAGCTGCTGTCGGACTTTTGGACGCTGGGAGCGCGCGGATGACCCCAGCCGCACTCGAGTCGCTCATCGCCCAAGGCGAGTCCGAGACGCTCGAGTTCAAGCGCTCGACGGCCGAGCTGAAGCGCGCCGGCGAGACGCTGTGCGCCTTCCTGAACGGCGAGGGCGGCAAGGTGCTGATCGGCGTCGCGCGTGACGGCAAGCTCGTGGGCCAGGACGTCGCCGA includes:
- a CDS encoding type I restriction endonuclease subunit R gives rise to the protein MTTFTESVVEQAALAWFEALGYAIVGGPSIAPGEPGEERRTYADVVLDGRLRDALARLNPTVSREGLDEAFRKLTRISSPQPVDANHELHYYLVNGVSVEYLRADGTIGYDPVRVVDFDVLDNNDWLVVNQLTVSEGGHNRRPDVVVFLNGLPIAVIELKNAASENATIWSAFQQLQTYKQGLPSLFVFNELLVVSDGLEARIGTLSSNKERFLPWRTIEGEALASKTMSQLEVLIRGVFDKRRLLDLLRYFIVFEDDGDTAIKKMAGYHQFHAVARALDATISASRPQGDRRVGVVWHTQGSGKSLTMAFYAGRVVLHPAMQNPTLIVLTDRNDLDEQLFGTFARCKDLLRQSPEQAKDRAHLRELLKVASGGVVFTTIQKFMPETRGDTFPLLSERSNIVVVADEAHRSQYDFIDGFARHMRDALPNASFIGFTGTPIDAADKNTRSVFGDYVSVYDIQRAVEDGATVPIYYESRLAKLELKEEERPHLDEAFDELTEGEELEGREKLKTKWSALEALVGTDRRVQLIAKDLVEHFEARLDAMDGKAMLVCMSRRICVDLYKALTALRPDWLDESDDKGAIKVVMTGSASDPSDWQQHIRSKQRREALAKRFKNPSDPFKLVIVRDMWLTGFDAPCMHTMYIDKPMQGHGLVQAIARVNRVFRDKPGGLVVDYLGLADQLKKALHTYTESGGQGETALDQEEAVALMLERYEQCSDIFHGFDWSAWMSSSPAARLSVLPAAQEHVLAQESGKERLLQVVTELSKAFALAVPHDEAIRIRDDVGFFQAVRTAIAKTQVGDRKGSGDIDHAIRQIVSKAIVSDQVIDIFAAAGLKNPDISILSDQFLADVRGMKHRNLAVELLRKLLNDEVKARSKHNLVQARSFADLLEKSVRRYQNRAIEAAQVIEELIELAKEMRAAQKRGEELGLTSDELAFYDALEVSDTAVKVLGDETLRTIARELVDTVKHNVTIDWTVKESVRAKLRVIVKRILRKYGYPPDKQEAATNTVLQQAELLSDFWTLGARG